One genomic window of Trichlorobacter lovleyi includes the following:
- a CDS encoding M48 family metallopeptidase, whose translation MNTSSSKQLEVSDITFEVHRKPIKNLHIGVYPPDGRVRVSAPKRMSYEAIRLAVVGKLGWIRKHQQKFASQERQSPREYVTGETHYYQGKRYRLNVLLTDGRSSVHLRHGTIEMQVAPDGDHSYREALLSGWYRKQMKEQLPELLDKWQQIIGVQIDSFGIKRMKTRWGTCNPTAKRIWLNLELIKKPAHCLEYIIVHELMHLLEKHHNDRFKSLMDQYLPLWRQYREELNRQPLCSDEWVE comes from the coding sequence ATGAATACCAGTAGCAGCAAGCAGCTAGAGGTGAGCGATATCACGTTTGAGGTACACCGCAAGCCGATCAAGAACCTGCATATCGGGGTCTATCCGCCTGATGGCAGGGTGCGAGTCTCTGCCCCCAAACGGATGAGTTACGAGGCGATCCGGCTGGCAGTGGTCGGCAAGCTGGGCTGGATCAGGAAGCACCAGCAGAAGTTTGCCAGCCAAGAACGACAATCCCCCCGTGAGTATGTCACCGGTGAGACCCACTACTATCAGGGCAAACGCTACCGCTTGAATGTCCTGCTGACGGATGGACGTTCCTCAGTTCACCTGCGTCATGGCACCATTGAGATGCAGGTCGCTCCTGACGGTGACCACAGCTATCGCGAGGCACTGTTGTCTGGATGGTACCGCAAGCAGATGAAGGAGCAACTGCCGGAACTGTTGGACAAGTGGCAGCAGATCATCGGTGTGCAGATCGACAGCTTTGGCATCAAGCGAATGAAGACCCGTTGGGGTACCTGCAACCCCACTGCAAAGCGCATCTGGCTGAATCTGGAGCTGATCAAGAAACCGGCCCATTGTCTTGAGTACATCATTGTCCATGAACTGATGCACCTGCTTGAGAAGCATCACAATGACCGGTTTAAATCCCTGATGGACCAGTATCTGCCGCTGTGGCGGCAGTACCGTGAGGAGCTGAATCGGCAACCATTATGCAGTGATGAGTGGGTGGAGTAA
- a CDS encoding recombinase family protein, with protein MTGQRVGYVRVSSYDQNPDRQLDQVQFDRLFSDRASGKDTKRPELSAMMSYVREGDVVVVHSLDRLARNLDDLRRIVQQLTTKGVTVEFVKEGLTFTNETTPMGTLLLSVMGAFAEFERSIIRERQREGIELAKRRGVYRGRAKSLSVEQVNHLKKRVQAGDKKAVIARDLGISRETLYQYIKNG; from the coding sequence ATGACAGGGCAGCGGGTTGGTTATGTGAGGGTGAGCTCTTACGATCAAAATCCGGATCGCCAACTAGACCAAGTTCAGTTTGATCGACTTTTCAGCGACAGGGCGTCTGGTAAGGACACCAAACGACCAGAATTATCAGCAATGATGTCTTACGTCCGGGAGGGTGATGTTGTTGTAGTTCATAGCCTCGACCGCTTGGCTCGGAATCTCGATGATCTCAGACGAATTGTGCAACAACTGACAACCAAAGGGGTGACAGTAGAATTTGTAAAAGAAGGGCTCACCTTCACAAATGAAACAACTCCTATGGGGACATTATTGCTCTCAGTTATGGGGGCATTTGCTGAATTTGAACGGTCAATTATACGTGAGCGTCAGCGTGAGGGTATTGAGCTGGCAAAACGACGTGGGGTTTATCGGGGGCGGGCAAAAAGTTTGTCGGTTGAGCAGGTTAATCATCTTAAAAAAAGAGTGCAGGCTGGAGATAAAAAGGCCGTGATTGCACGTGATTTAGGTATAAGCCGTGAGACGCTATATCAGTACATCAAGAATGGGTAA
- a CDS encoding WG repeat-containing protein, with translation MSQQVLHDIGIEILNGASWESVLADPRWSDQRIYLHCEQDRLDGQIDIEGIYFSLPEAHFAASCSPQQQRPEAWKIYTQATILGNQAQNTRVHYLLARHVREALADNPAARPVDLWQRDSSAYLSADSTRIVLFEDGAHFTLSDTERFVTRTDPPLAGLFNQQGQIVIPAQYENIDGFHEDLAAAKVNGDYGVIDRNNRWVLEPAYLHLGFFYDGICSAQTETGWGEIDRSGRWVIPPIYTDSIRFSNGLAKVARMLDGQMKYGLITTANEAIVPIQYSRLLYTGSGWESWEPWEYVLACDDSGMWGAFTMRGELAVGFEHGNEASVRELLQKQDQADDEPEPVDAGAAEMDFSDAESPAQKMQLGKRLLGLALLLIGLWLLQSLWSGFSDMYDSARTGREVWGTLNFWVVGLMLVSGGAVLLWRPALLKE, from the coding sequence ATGAGCCAGCAAGTATTGCATGATATCGGTATTGAGATTTTGAATGGTGCCTCGTGGGAGTCCGTTCTTGCAGATCCACGCTGGTCTGATCAGCGGATATACCTGCATTGTGAGCAGGATAGGCTGGACGGACAGATTGATATCGAAGGCATTTATTTTTCACTCCCCGAAGCCCATTTTGCTGCATCCTGCAGTCCACAACAGCAGCGTCCCGAAGCCTGGAAAATCTATACCCAGGCAACCATCCTTGGAAATCAGGCCCAAAATACACGCGTTCATTACTTGCTTGCCCGCCATGTGCGCGAGGCACTGGCTGATAATCCGGCAGCGCGTCCGGTTGATCTCTGGCAGCGTGATAGTAGTGCCTACCTTTCTGCAGATAGCACAAGGATTGTGCTGTTTGAAGACGGCGCCCACTTCACTCTCTCTGATACCGAGCGTTTTGTTACCAGAACCGACCCGCCACTGGCCGGCCTGTTTAACCAGCAGGGGCAGATTGTTATACCAGCGCAGTACGAAAACATTGACGGCTTTCATGAAGACCTTGCTGCTGCCAAGGTCAACGGGGACTACGGGGTAATCGATCGTAACAACAGATGGGTGCTGGAACCGGCCTATCTGCATCTGGGATTCTTTTATGACGGTATCTGTTCAGCCCAGACAGAAACTGGCTGGGGCGAGATTGACCGCAGCGGCAGGTGGGTTATTCCGCCGATCTATACCGACAGCATTCGCTTTAGCAATGGTCTAGCTAAAGTTGCCCGTATGCTTGATGGTCAGATGAAGTATGGACTGATCACTACCGCCAATGAAGCAATCGTACCGATCCAGTACAGCAGACTTCTTTATACCGGATCAGGATGGGAGAGCTGGGAGCCATGGGAGTATGTGCTGGCCTGCGATGATTCCGGTATGTGGGGAGCCTTTACCATGCGGGGTGAATTAGCGGTTGGGTTTGAACATGGCAATGAAGCGTCCGTACGGGAACTGCTTCAAAAACAAGACCAGGCTGATGATGAGCCAGAACCTGTTGATGCCGGAGCAGCGGAGATGGATTTTTCAGACGCTGAATCACCAGCTCAAAAAATGCAATTAGGTAAACGATTACTGGGGTTGGCACTGTTGCTGATTGGTCTTTGGTTGCTGCAGAGCCTCTGGTCCGGCTTTAGCGATATGTACGACAGCGCCCGCACGGGCAGGGAAGTCTGGGGAACTCTCAACTTTTGGGTAGTCGGCCTCATGCTGGTGAGCGGCGGTGCAGTACTGCTCTGGCGGCCAGCACTGCTGAAGGAGTGA
- a CDS encoding ATP-binding protein translates to MDELTLLKAAHSATPDNRDLARLYATKLAEAGRWQEVCAVLEPLCELPEDWLLLDMGIALLESGKPEAAIDKLDTLTTAKDLPDATLLKLYPALIRALLEEDRAEEAEDALSDLLEKLPGYDPEPLLELFERHGHRPRIRIKQKNADRLEELSDFAPLLPGDRSITFNDVGGMEELKKTARMKIIQPFKNPELFKKYRASAGGGILLYGPPGCGKTWFARAIAGECQAAFFCIGLHDILNMYVGNSERNVFRLFETARRHRPAIIFIDEVDALGRKRDLSRNAAITGTINAFLNQMDGADTDNRELLVVGATNAPWDVDSAFKRPGRFDQLIFVPPPDKTGREAVLRLAFKDRPHSGLDFSWLAEQTSQFSGADLTALADSAADQVLREVLETGTERDITMQDIKAALATIKPTTREWAETAKNYVEFANEGGQYDDIKLWLAEGGAKKKAFGFL, encoded by the coding sequence ATGGATGAACTGACCCTACTGAAGGCTGCCCACAGCGCCACCCCTGACAACCGGGATCTTGCCCGCCTGTACGCCACCAAGCTGGCCGAGGCAGGACGCTGGCAGGAGGTCTGTGCCGTGTTGGAGCCGCTCTGCGAGCTGCCGGAAGACTGGCTGCTGCTGGATATGGGAATAGCCCTGCTTGAATCTGGCAAACCTGAAGCGGCGATAGACAAACTGGATACCCTGACCACAGCAAAAGATCTGCCCGATGCCACGCTGCTGAAGCTCTACCCTGCCCTGATCCGGGCCTTGCTTGAGGAAGACCGGGCAGAAGAGGCTGAAGATGCGCTGTCTGACCTACTGGAAAAACTGCCGGGCTACGACCCGGAACCGCTGCTGGAACTGTTTGAACGCCACGGACACCGCCCACGGATTAGAATAAAACAGAAAAACGCCGACCGGCTGGAAGAGCTGTCCGACTTTGCGCCGCTGTTGCCCGGTGATCGCAGCATCACCTTTAACGATGTGGGTGGCATGGAAGAGCTGAAGAAGACCGCCCGGATGAAGATTATCCAGCCGTTTAAAAACCCGGAGCTGTTCAAGAAGTACCGTGCCAGCGCCGGTGGCGGTATTCTGCTTTACGGCCCCCCCGGCTGCGGCAAGACCTGGTTTGCCCGTGCCATTGCCGGAGAATGCCAGGCCGCCTTTTTCTGCATCGGCCTGCATGATATCCTTAACATGTATGTGGGCAACAGTGAACGCAACGTCTTCCGGCTGTTTGAGACCGCCCGCAGGCACCGCCCGGCCATTATCTTTATTGATGAAGTGGATGCTCTTGGTCGCAAGCGTGATCTCTCCCGCAATGCCGCCATCACCGGCACCATCAACGCCTTTCTCAACCAGATGGATGGCGCTGATACCGACAACCGTGAACTGCTGGTGGTGGGCGCCACCAACGCCCCCTGGGATGTGGACAGCGCCTTCAAGCGGCCCGGCAGGTTTGATCAACTGATCTTTGTGCCGCCACCAGACAAGACCGGACGGGAAGCGGTACTGCGGCTGGCCTTTAAAGACCGCCCCCACAGCGGGCTGGATTTTAGCTGGCTGGCAGAGCAGACCAGCCAGTTCTCCGGCGCTGACCTGACCGCCCTGGCTGATTCCGCTGCTGATCAGGTGCTGCGTGAAGTGCTGGAGACCGGCACAGAACGGGACATCACCATGCAGGATATAAAGGCTGCCTTGGCAACTATCAAACCAACTACCCGTGAATGGGCGGAAACTGCCAAAAACTATGTGGAGTTTGCCAATGAGGGTGGCCAGTATGATGATATCAAGCTATGGCTTGCTGAAGGCGGGGCAAAAAAGAAGGCGTTCGGTTTTTTGTAA
- a CDS encoding tetratricopeptide repeat protein: MTTDTILHNELLPPLEQGRLLLELDRYEDLLKLLMPQLDSQEDSAIGYRLCFIALQRLNRHEDSLLLAEHGLAQHPDDTYLHLFHASALSFMGRYDRALEQLERILSVDPELAEAHYRKAGALFRLKRRKEAKEAIETALSLDPGNPNYLALLALIEYWLDNRQRSAEILETALRDNPQHAEALAVKAETAQGFLNRLRLMRTAIAQDPTNTNKQAIYTLYTRQIPRDLALWLLLALVVGGSGIMRPHPAAHWLLEAAIPLTLVSGLFMLRRSYYHLAGFTVTFASVFCSVRYWDNNFSIGNIPLGLLLGAIASVVIAVFRIKLFDGVEELKTKRQQLQFARKNGRASELLQEWLPSKVIVAVLALAGLPTLFLYGMLYNPPPHLLLVMFTAPLLYRWAGVMSFGKAFVACFKLAAWTALPLMFFSIIGHQEPEKGPLLLIILYLFTLYRAWRQYRLANQDD; this comes from the coding sequence ATGACCACCGATACCATCCTCCATAACGAGCTATTACCACCCCTTGAACAGGGGCGGCTATTGCTGGAACTTGATCGTTACGAGGACCTGCTGAAGCTGCTTATGCCACAGCTTGACAGCCAGGAAGACTCGGCAATCGGTTACCGGCTCTGCTTTATTGCCCTCCAGCGCCTGAACCGTCACGAAGATTCTCTGCTGCTGGCTGAACATGGTCTGGCACAGCACCCCGACGACACCTACCTGCATCTGTTCCATGCAAGCGCCTTAAGTTTTATGGGCAGGTATGACAGGGCCCTTGAGCAGCTTGAACGGATACTGTCAGTTGACCCTGAGTTGGCAGAAGCGCACTATAGAAAGGCAGGCGCCCTGTTTCGGCTGAAAAGGCGCAAGGAGGCCAAGGAAGCAATCGAGACGGCCCTCTCCCTTGACCCGGGAAATCCCAATTATCTGGCGCTACTGGCACTGATCGAATACTGGCTTGATAACAGGCAGCGTTCTGCCGAAATTCTGGAAACCGCGCTGCGCGATAACCCGCAGCATGCTGAGGCGTTGGCGGTAAAGGCTGAAACAGCACAAGGCTTTTTAAATCGCTTAAGGCTGATGCGTACAGCGATTGCGCAGGACCCCACCAATACCAACAAGCAAGCCATCTACACTCTGTATACCAGACAGATTCCCCGTGATCTGGCACTCTGGCTTCTGTTAGCACTTGTGGTGGGTGGCAGCGGCATTATGCGCCCCCATCCGGCTGCTCACTGGCTCTTAGAGGCAGCCATACCGCTTACGCTTGTTTCCGGTCTGTTCATGCTGCGACGCAGCTACTACCATCTGGCCGGATTTACGGTTACCTTTGCTTCGGTCTTCTGCTCAGTGCGTTATTGGGATAACAACTTCAGTATCGGCAACATCCCGCTGGGGCTCCTGCTGGGAGCGATTGCAAGCGTAGTGATTGCCGTATTCCGCATCAAGCTGTTTGACGGTGTGGAAGAGCTGAAGACAAAGCGCCAACAGCTTCAGTTTGCCCGTAAGAATGGCCGTGCCAGCGAGCTGCTGCAAGAATGGCTGCCGTCAAAGGTGATTGTGGCTGTACTGGCATTGGCCGGCCTGCCCACCCTGTTTCTGTACGGCATGCTCTACAATCCACCACCGCACCTGTTGCTGGTCATGTTCACTGCCCCGCTACTTTATCGCTGGGCCGGGGTGATGTCGTTTGGCAAGGCCTTTGTGGCCTGTTTCAAGCTGGCTGCCTGGACAGCCCTGCCGCTGATGTTCTTCTCCATCATCGGTCATCAGGAACCAGAAAAAGGCCCGTTGCTGTTGATTATCCTATACCTGTTTACCCTCTACCGTGCCTGGCGGCAGTACCGGCTAGCCAACCAGGATGACTGA
- a CDS encoding CAP domain-containing protein yields MNPLRCIITLCLLLLSVAIAGAAQPDTSVLYHRLHELRQNPTGCGISKPAVLHVNPKLEKAARYRSEGRALSESLNITGYSAPYAKVLVVGGGTINQVIERLQQRHCEDIANPEFTEIGAVWAKNRWWIVLAFEQEQAALADAAKRVVSQPDTTPVDVSGFLALVNKARAEARRCGSRAFKAVQPLQWQSKLAAAAAVHARDISSKGEFSHTGSDGSQVSDRARREGYDYRAVGENIAMNPMGIAATVESWLNSPGHCANIMNPDFTELGAAIEGSYSVMVFGKR; encoded by the coding sequence ATGAATCCTTTGCGTTGCATAATAACACTCTGCCTGCTGTTACTATCTGTTGCCATAGCTGGAGCTGCACAGCCTGATACATCTGTACTGTATCACAGGTTACATGAGCTTCGGCAAAACCCAACTGGCTGCGGTATTTCAAAACCAGCAGTTCTGCACGTAAATCCTAAACTTGAGAAGGCAGCACGGTATCGCTCTGAAGGTAGAGCGCTGAGTGAATCGTTGAACATTACTGGCTACAGTGCACCTTATGCAAAAGTACTGGTTGTCGGTGGAGGAACAATAAACCAGGTCATTGAACGCCTCCAGCAACGCCACTGTGAGGATATTGCTAATCCTGAATTCACTGAAATCGGAGCTGTATGGGCAAAGAACCGTTGGTGGATTGTGCTGGCCTTTGAACAAGAGCAAGCTGCTCTCGCTGATGCAGCAAAACGCGTAGTGTCACAGCCAGATACCACACCAGTTGATGTATCTGGCTTTCTGGCTCTGGTAAACAAGGCTCGGGCAGAGGCCCGCCGGTGTGGCAGCAGAGCATTTAAGGCGGTTCAACCTTTGCAATGGCAGAGTAAGCTGGCTGCGGCTGCTGCAGTGCATGCCAGAGATATTTCATCAAAAGGCGAGTTCAGTCATACCGGAAGTGATGGCAGTCAGGTATCGGATCGTGCCCGGCGTGAAGGGTATGACTACAGGGCTGTAGGAGAAAATATTGCTATGAATCCGATGGGGATTGCTGCCACAGTTGAGAGCTGGCTGAACAGTCCCGGCCATTGTGCCAATATCATGAATCCTGATTTTACCGAACTTGGCGCTGCAATAGAAGGAAGCTACAGCGTGATGGTGTTTGGTAAAAGGTGA
- a CDS encoding tetratricopeptide repeat protein, whose amino-acid sequence MIVFKRIVVTLAVLLLPWGGALFCHYSQTQNEQASEISGFPAIDSSILLEEARQGKPYSQWAYAELIEMNLVPNMTPQQAYEWYQRAASAGFRPAQVSLKLVKSTVGDFNINTDSDARMLHLRAVGGDPKACSKLDEWYLEREEFDQSSYWLAQSVSRKLSHDPFKNYIAAATLFRRGGKNEQRKAIEIMRIVAGPLPGYYGYELAEMLESAQGDLRNPWEAERWYRKAAEAGNPQAQVRMGIMYYEGDLIGLKSEYEAVRWFKKAVEARKNREGFSFIPDDPRLAVLYYLSMGVDGLSGSRQATVSTTKLEYLMNKHYDLQKAFYATALGIRNTETAFVQKEVKRAAHAGKEYCDKKDDECQAMAVWFQLLAGESADIIANRDMFIKINSAISLFHLAHAYLIHGNIDEATILYNQGLAKASRHETYRLDEELELLSWHFASKHSLFAAARMTINADTKLTKEEDILRYEDIKGLKAQMIRDKMIKEQKP is encoded by the coding sequence ATGATTGTATTCAAGCGGATTGTGGTTACATTAGCCGTGCTGCTGCTCCCGTGGGGTGGTGCTCTGTTTTGCCATTATAGCCAAACTCAAAATGAACAGGCATCAGAGATTAGCGGCTTTCCTGCCATTGACTCAAGCATATTGCTGGAAGAAGCTAGACAGGGCAAGCCATATAGTCAGTGGGCGTACGCAGAGTTGATAGAGATGAATCTTGTGCCGAATATGACACCGCAGCAGGCTTATGAGTGGTATCAAAGAGCAGCCTCCGCAGGTTTTCGTCCGGCACAAGTTTCTCTGAAACTTGTGAAGTCGACTGTGGGCGACTTCAATATTAATACGGATTCTGATGCCCGTATGCTGCATCTGAGAGCCGTCGGAGGTGACCCAAAGGCTTGCTCCAAACTTGATGAATGGTATCTGGAGCGAGAGGAATTTGACCAATCAAGTTACTGGCTAGCTCAGTCGGTATCCAGAAAATTAAGTCATGATCCTTTTAAAAACTACATCGCTGCGGCTACGTTGTTTCGACGTGGTGGCAAAAATGAGCAGCGTAAGGCTATTGAAATCATGCGTATCGTGGCCGGGCCTTTACCTGGATATTACGGATATGAACTAGCAGAGATGCTTGAATCAGCCCAAGGTGATTTACGTAATCCATGGGAGGCCGAACGCTGGTATCGCAAGGCTGCTGAAGCTGGCAACCCTCAAGCGCAAGTGCGGATGGGGATTATGTATTACGAAGGCGACCTGATCGGATTGAAGTCTGAATATGAAGCGGTACGATGGTTCAAAAAAGCTGTAGAGGCACGAAAAAATCGAGAGGGTTTCAGTTTTATTCCTGATGATCCGCGTCTGGCTGTTCTGTATTACTTGAGTATGGGCGTGGATGGTTTGAGTGGTAGCAGGCAAGCAACTGTTTCAACTACTAAGCTTGAATATCTCATGAATAAACACTACGACCTGCAGAAAGCCTTTTATGCAACGGCTCTGGGGATACGGAATACGGAAACAGCTTTTGTTCAGAAAGAAGTAAAAAGGGCTGCCCACGCTGGAAAAGAATACTGCGACAAGAAGGATGATGAGTGCCAGGCAATGGCTGTATGGTTTCAACTGCTGGCCGGTGAAAGTGCCGACATTATTGCCAATAGAGATATGTTTATAAAAATAAACAGCGCAATCAGCCTCTTCCATCTGGCTCATGCCTATCTGATACATGGCAACATTGATGAAGCTACAATACTTTACAACCAGGGGTTGGCCAAAGCATCGCGACACGAAACCTATCGACTTGATGAGGAGCTGGAGCTGTTATCCTGGCACTTCGCCAGTAAACATTCACTCTTTGCAGCGGCACGGATGACTATAAATGCCGACACCAAGCTGACAAAAGAAGAAGACATCTTGCGATATGAAGATATCAAAGGCCTGAAAGCCCAGATGATACGGGACAAAATGATCAAGGAACAGAAACCTTAA